One genomic segment of Bacteroides caccae includes these proteins:
- a CDS encoding sulfatase family protein — protein sequence MKNLQSGLFYSLTGVTAVTSLVSCSIKQKPVEQKPLNIVYIMTDDHTAQMMSCYDTRYMETPNLDRIAADGVRFTQSFVANSLSGPSRACMITGKHSCANKFYDNTTCVFDSSQQTFPKLLQRIGYQTALVGKWHLESLPSGFDYWQIVPGQGDYYNPDFITQNNDTIQKHGYLTNLITDDAIDWIENKRNPEKPFCLLIHHKAIHRNWLADTCNLALYEDKTFPLPDNFFDDYEGRPAAAAQEMSIVKDMDMIYDLKMLRPDKKSRLKSLYEKYIGRMDEAQRAAWDRFYTPIIDDFYKQNLQGKELANWKFQRYMRDYMKTVKSLDDNVGRVLDYLKEKGLLDNTLVVYTSDQGFYMGEHGWFDKRFMYEESMRTPLVMRLPKGFDRRGDITEMVQNIDYAPTFLELAGAEIPSDIQGVSLVPLLKGEHPKDWRKALYYHFYEYPAEHMVKRHYGVRTDRYKLIHFYNDINWWELYDLQADPSEMHNLYGQPEYEPVVKELKEEMLKLQEQYNDPVRFSPERDKE from the coding sequence ATGAAAAATCTACAATCCGGACTATTTTACTCTTTGACTGGCGTTACCGCCGTAACTTCCCTTGTTTCTTGTTCAATCAAACAAAAGCCTGTGGAGCAGAAACCACTGAATATCGTCTACATAATGACAGACGATCACACAGCACAAATGATGAGCTGTTACGACACACGCTACATGGAAACACCGAATCTTGACCGCATTGCTGCCGACGGTGTACGTTTTACCCAAAGCTTTGTTGCCAATTCTTTAAGTGGTCCCAGTCGCGCCTGTATGATAACAGGAAAGCATAGTTGCGCCAATAAATTCTATGATAATACCACTTGCGTATTTGACAGTTCGCAACAGACTTTCCCGAAGCTGTTGCAGAGAATCGGCTATCAGACAGCATTGGTGGGTAAATGGCATCTTGAAAGCCTGCCCTCCGGCTTTGATTACTGGCAGATAGTCCCCGGACAAGGTGACTACTACAATCCGGATTTCATTACGCAAAATAATGACACTATTCAAAAACATGGGTATCTTACGAACCTTATTACTGATGATGCTATCGACTGGATAGAGAATAAACGCAACCCGGAGAAACCTTTCTGTCTTTTGATACATCACAAGGCAATTCACCGTAACTGGCTGGCAGATACTTGTAATTTGGCTTTGTATGAAGATAAAACCTTCCCGTTACCGGATAATTTCTTTGACGATTATGAAGGTCGTCCCGCTGCCGCTGCACAAGAAATGAGCATTGTAAAGGATATGGACATGATTTATGACCTCAAAATGCTCCGTCCTGATAAAAAATCCCGTTTGAAATCCTTGTATGAGAAATATATCGGTCGTATGGATGAAGCGCAACGTGCCGCATGGGACAGGTTTTACACTCCGATTATAGATGATTTCTATAAACAGAATCTTCAGGGTAAGGAACTTGCCAATTGGAAATTCCAGCGTTATATGCGTGATTACATGAAGACTGTAAAATCACTGGATGACAATGTTGGTCGCGTACTCGATTACTTGAAAGAGAAAGGTTTACTGGATAACACACTTGTAGTCTACACTTCCGATCAGGGATTCTATATGGGCGAACACGGTTGGTTTGACAAACGTTTCATGTACGAAGAATCTATGCGTACACCGCTTGTCATGCGTCTGCCGAAAGGATTCGACCGCAGAGGTGACATCACCGAAATGGTTCAAAACATTGACTATGCACCTACTTTCCTCGAACTGGCGGGAGCAGAGATACCTTCCGATATTCAAGGTGTATCTCTTGTGCCTTTGTTGAAAGGTGAACATCCGAAAGACTGGCGGAAAGCTCTTTACTATCATTTCTATGAATATCCTGCTGAACACATGGTGAAACGTCATTACGGTGTACGCACAGACCGCTATAAACTGATTCATTTCTATAATGATATCAACTGGTGGGAACTATATGACCTGCAAGCTGATCCGTCGGAAATGCACAATCTCTACGGACAACCAGAATACGAACCGGTGGTGAAGGAGTTGAAAGAAGAAATGCTGAAACTTCAGGAGCAATACAATGATCCTGTCCGTTTCTCACCGGAACGTGACAAGGAATAA
- a CDS encoding glycoside hydrolase family 2 TIM barrel-domain containing protein, with translation MNISLKKRTFLILLAGLTATFASAQEQPLPEWQSQYAVGLNKLAPHTYVWPYANASDIEKPGGYEQSPFYMTLNGKWKFHWVKNPDNRPKDFYQPSYYTGGWADINVPGNWERQGYGTAIYVNETYEFDDKMFNFKKNPPLVPYAENEVGSYRRTFKVPADWKGRRVVLCCEGVISFYYVWVNGKLLGYNQGSKTNAEWDITDVLNDGENVVALEVYRWSAGAYLECQDMWRLSGIERDVYLYSTPKQYIADYKLNASLDKDRYKDGIFGLEVTVEGPSSTTGSIAYTLKDDSGKAVLQDAIQIKSRGLSNFIAFDEKKIPNVKAWDAEHPHLYTLVLELKDDQGKVTELTGCEVGFRTSEIKDGRFCINGVPVLVKGTNRHEHSQLGRTVSKELMELDIKLMKQHNINLVRNSHYPTHPYWYQLCDRYGLYMIDEANIESHGMGYGPASLAKDSTWLTAHMDRTHRMYERSKNHPAIVIWSLGNEAGNGINFERTYDWLKSVEKTRPVQYERAELNYNTDIYCRMYRSVDEIKAYVAKKDIYRPFILCEYLHAMGNSCGGLKEYWDVFESEPMAQGGNVWDWVDQSFREIDKSGKWYWTYGGDYGPQGIPSFGNFCCNGLVGADREPHPHLLEVKKVYQNIKTTLLDRKNMKLRIKNWYDFSNLNEYIFHWNVTTDSGEKLAEGTKVLDCEPHATIDIQLGNVILSKKDREAYLNVSWTRKEDSPMIDKDWEVAYDQFVLSGNKNSTAHRPQKAGETTFTVDKKTGALTSLSLNGKELLSTPLTLSLFRPATDNDNRDRNGARLWRKAGLDNITQKVLSLKEGKSSTTARVEILNAKGQKVGTADFIYALDKNGALKVSTTFEPDTALVKSIARLGVTFRVADMYDQVSYLGRGDNETYADRNQSGRIGLYQTTPERMFHYYVTPQSTGNRTDVRWAKFTDHSGAGIFVESNRAFQFSIIPFSDVLLEKARHINDLKRDGMLTVHLDAEQAGVGTATCGPGVLPQYLVPLKKQHFEFTLYPVK, from the coding sequence ATGAACATTAGCTTAAAGAAACGAACCTTTTTAATCTTATTGGCAGGACTGACTGCTACCTTCGCTTCGGCGCAGGAACAACCGTTGCCCGAATGGCAGAGCCAGTATGCGGTAGGACTGAATAAACTCGCTCCTCATACCTATGTATGGCCTTACGCCAATGCTTCCGATATTGAAAAACCGGGCGGATACGAACAGTCTCCTTTTTATATGACCCTGAACGGAAAATGGAAATTCCATTGGGTGAAGAATCCCGATAACCGTCCGAAGGACTTTTATCAGCCTTCTTATTATACCGGAGGTTGGGCGGACATCAATGTTCCCGGCAATTGGGAACGTCAAGGGTATGGTACAGCTATCTACGTCAACGAAACGTATGAGTTTGACGACAAAATGTTCAACTTTAAGAAGAATCCGCCGTTGGTCCCTTATGCAGAAAATGAAGTCGGCTCATACCGCCGCACATTTAAAGTGCCTGCCGACTGGAAAGGACGTCGGGTAGTACTTTGCTGTGAAGGTGTTATCTCTTTCTATTACGTATGGGTGAACGGGAAACTGCTCGGATATAACCAAGGCTCGAAAACGAATGCCGAATGGGATATCACGGATGTCTTGAACGATGGAGAGAATGTAGTGGCTTTGGAGGTATACCGTTGGAGTGCGGGTGCTTATCTCGAATGCCAGGATATGTGGCGTTTGAGTGGTATCGAACGTGATGTTTACTTGTACAGTACTCCCAAACAGTACATTGCCGACTATAAATTGAATGCTTCTTTGGATAAAGATAGATACAAAGACGGTATCTTCGGACTGGAAGTAACTGTGGAAGGACCTTCTTCTACTACCGGTTCTATTGCGTATACATTGAAAGATGATTCGGGTAAAGCTGTCTTGCAGGACGCTATTCAAATTAAATCCCGCGGATTAAGTAATTTCATAGCATTTGATGAAAAGAAGATTCCGAATGTGAAAGCCTGGGATGCGGAACATCCCCACCTTTATACACTCGTGCTCGAACTGAAAGACGACCAAGGTAAAGTCACTGAACTGACCGGATGTGAAGTTGGTTTCCGTACCTCGGAAATCAAGGATGGACGTTTCTGTATCAACGGCGTTCCGGTATTGGTAAAGGGAACCAACCGCCACGAACATTCGCAACTCGGACGTACGGTAAGTAAGGAACTAATGGAACTGGATATCAAACTGATGAAACAACATAACATCAACCTTGTTCGGAACTCACATTATCCTACCCATCCTTACTGGTATCAGCTTTGTGACCGTTACGGATTGTATATGATTGATGAAGCCAATATTGAATCTCACGGTATGGGCTACGGTCCCGCCTCCCTTGCCAAAGACAGTACTTGGCTGACAGCCCACATGGACCGTACACACCGGATGTACGAACGTTCCAAGAATCATCCGGCCATAGTTATCTGGTCGTTAGGAAATGAAGCTGGCAACGGTATTAACTTCGAACGTACTTATGATTGGCTGAAATCTGTAGAAAAGACCCGCCCCGTGCAGTATGAACGTGCCGAACTGAATTATAATACGGATATTTACTGCCGTATGTACCGTAGCGTAGACGAAATAAAAGCGTATGTAGCGAAGAAAGACATTTACCGTCCTTTCATCCTTTGTGAATACCTGCATGCAATGGGTAACAGTTGCGGCGGCCTGAAGGAATATTGGGATGTCTTCGAAAGCGAGCCTATGGCACAAGGCGGTAACGTATGGGACTGGGTAGACCAATCTTTCCGCGAAATAGACAAGAGCGGGAAATGGTACTGGACTTACGGTGGTGATTATGGTCCGCAAGGAATTCCCAGTTTCGGTAATTTCTGTTGTAACGGCTTGGTCGGTGCCGACCGTGAACCACATCCGCATCTGCTCGAAGTGAAGAAAGTGTATCAGAATATAAAGACCACTTTACTTGACCGGAAGAACATGAAACTTCGTATCAAGAACTGGTACGATTTCTCTAATCTGAATGAATATATATTCCATTGGAATGTAACAACCGATAGTGGAGAGAAACTGGCAGAAGGGACTAAAGTGCTGGATTGCGAACCGCACGCTACCATAGATATACAGTTGGGTAATGTGATTCTTTCGAAAAAGGACCGTGAGGCTTATCTGAACGTTAGCTGGACCCGTAAAGAGGATTCCCCGATGATAGATAAAGACTGGGAAGTGGCTTATGACCAGTTTGTACTTTCCGGCAATAAGAATTCTACGGCTCATCGTCCGCAAAAAGCAGGTGAAACAACATTTACCGTTGATAAAAAAACAGGAGCTCTGACTTCGTTGAGTCTGAACGGCAAAGAGCTGTTATCTACTCCATTGACATTAAGTCTTTTTCGTCCGGCTACGGATAATGATAACCGTGATAGAAACGGAGCACGTCTGTGGCGTAAAGCAGGACTGGATAATATTACCCAGAAAGTCCTATCACTGAAAGAAGGCAAATCCTCAACAACTGCCCGTGTTGAAATACTCAACGCGAAAGGACAGAAAGTTGGTACGGCTGACTTCATCTATGCACTGGATAAGAATGGCGCATTGAAAGTGAGCACTACTTTCGAACCGGATACAGCACTTGTGAAATCAATAGCTCGCTTGGGGGTAACGTTCCGCGTGGCTGATATGTATGACCAAGTTTCCTATTTGGGACGTGGTGACAATGAAACGTATGCCGACCGTAACCAATCCGGTAGAATCGGACTGTATCAGACAACCCCCGAACGTATGTTCCACTATTATGTCACTCCGCAATCCACGGGTAATCGTACTGATGTACGATGGGCGAAGTTTACGGATCACTCCGGTGCAGGTATCTTTGTCGAGTCAAACCGTGCTTTCCAGTTTAGTATCATTCCTTTCTCGGATGTGTTATTAGAGAAAGCCCGTCATATCAATGACCTGAAACGTGATGGAATGTTGACCGTGCACTTGGATGCAGAGCAGGCTGGTGTAGGAACAGCTACTTGTGGTCCCGGTGTATTGCCGCAATATTTGGTTCCGTTGAAGAAACAGCACTTTGAATTTACCCTTTATCCGGTAAAATAA
- a CDS encoding RagB/SusD family nutrient uptake outer membrane protein yields MKRIKYYILLLASVGCFSACTSWLDEDPVYSQNNAVVFSSRSNAELALLGCYGYMTTTGAYGQMWQELPIIASGFAFGQRTASTAISLEAVPSDDLIPIAWNGMYKVVTEVNAFLESLDKSSLSDTDKVQMGGEAKFLRGLAYYNLVSLFGDVPLKTAASSSDGISVPRSPQAEVLALVVQDMKDAMAIDSKIVDGRANSWAAKAFLGKVYYKMACLGIDETANWTNAKNMFDDVYEAHIFDLEPKFGDLFGDYVTGSKEAIFQLNFTTSSTVCFNRASNRFAPPQATTGISWGTYKASKAAYDLHEGTYPGDPRINETFLTRWRNRSGNNQANPKPTVGDVLSPNDSTYLYPYFAYVNGDIDEYVMKNGVATKEKKKYVGKLPYKAFIDPKNPTIETIENYASTHGVTLENVAITKCLKEVFVKTGSQNAWPCFQKLYDQNQVGTASHKNLMVYRYAEMLLLMADVYNELGDTPKAISLAKEVLNRARNSGMKVSAQPADWPTSLNQEEVRQKLFFERIIELCGEPGMYEMPRIRGTKYFKMALELHNNHEITIASDALYPASSNAWLDRIYNGTRGLTDEFLKKNLLLPIPSSEIDANPALTTSDNNFGYTN; encoded by the coding sequence ATGAAAAGAATTAAATATTATATTTTATTATTGGCGTCAGTTGGCTGTTTCTCAGCCTGTACCTCTTGGTTGGATGAAGATCCGGTCTATTCTCAGAATAATGCAGTTGTTTTTTCATCAAGGAGTAATGCCGAATTGGCTCTGCTGGGATGTTATGGATATATGACGACAACAGGGGCGTATGGACAAATGTGGCAGGAACTGCCTATCATAGCTTCCGGATTTGCTTTCGGACAGCGTACTGCTTCTACGGCAATTTCATTGGAGGCTGTACCTAGTGATGACTTGATTCCTATAGCCTGGAATGGGATGTATAAAGTGGTGACTGAAGTAAATGCTTTTTTGGAAAGTTTGGACAAAAGCAGTTTGAGCGATACAGATAAGGTACAAATGGGAGGGGAGGCTAAATTCTTGAGAGGATTAGCTTATTATAATTTGGTTTCTTTGTTTGGTGATGTGCCATTAAAAACGGCTGCCTCTTCATCGGATGGTATTTCTGTACCTCGTTCCCCTCAAGCTGAGGTTCTGGCTTTGGTAGTTCAGGATATGAAAGATGCTATGGCTATTGATAGTAAGATTGTAGATGGGCGTGCGAATTCATGGGCTGCAAAAGCTTTTTTAGGTAAGGTTTATTATAAAATGGCGTGTCTGGGTATTGACGAAACTGCAAATTGGACGAATGCCAAGAATATGTTTGACGATGTTTATGAAGCTCATATTTTCGATCTTGAACCTAAATTCGGAGATTTGTTTGGTGATTATGTGACCGGATCAAAGGAGGCTATTTTTCAGTTGAATTTTACAACTTCTTCTACCGTTTGCTTTAATCGTGCAAGTAATCGTTTTGCTCCTCCGCAGGCTACTACGGGAATTTCTTGGGGAACTTATAAAGCGTCTAAAGCTGCTTATGATTTACATGAAGGTACTTATCCGGGAGATCCTCGAATTAATGAGACATTTTTGACTCGCTGGAGAAACCGTAGCGGTAACAACCAGGCTAATCCAAAGCCGACTGTGGGAGATGTACTTTCACCTAATGACTCTACTTACTTGTATCCTTATTTTGCATATGTAAATGGTGATATTGACGAGTATGTGATGAAGAATGGTGTTGCTACCAAAGAAAAAAAGAAATATGTAGGAAAGTTGCCTTATAAAGCATTCATTGATCCCAAGAACCCTACTATTGAGACTATTGAAAATTATGCTTCAACGCATGGCGTTACATTGGAAAATGTAGCTATCACCAAATGTTTAAAAGAAGTTTTTGTAAAAACCGGATCTCAAAATGCTTGGCCATGTTTTCAGAAGTTATATGATCAGAATCAGGTAGGTACAGCGAGTCATAAAAACTTAATGGTTTACCGTTATGCTGAAATGTTATTGTTGATGGCAGATGTGTACAATGAATTGGGGGACACTCCTAAAGCCATATCATTAGCAAAAGAAGTTCTAAATCGTGCACGTAATTCGGGTATGAAAGTTTCTGCTCAGCCGGCTGACTGGCCGACATCCTTGAATCAGGAAGAAGTAAGACAGAAATTGTTTTTTGAGCGTATCATAGAACTTTGCGGTGAGCCCGGAATGTATGAAATGCCTCGTATTCGTGGGACAAAGTATTTTAAGATGGCTTTGGAGTTACATAATAATCATGAAATAACGATAGCATCTGACGCATTGTATCCTGCTAGTTCTAATGCTTGGTTAGATCGTATTTATAATGGTACAAGAGGATTGACGGATGAATTTTTGAAAAAGAATTTGTTATTGCCAATTCCTAGTAGCGAGATTGACGCCAATCCGGCCCTTACTACTTCAGATAATAATTTTGGCTATACGAATTAA
- a CDS encoding glycoside hydrolase family 20 protein gives MKKYILIILILLSPLPVFLQADNLTSPFNSIVPRPAQITPGSGSFIFSAKTTFAVENQEQATIAHNFIDLFVHAAGITPMLNVGSKEGQVLFVTDSSLKTEAYLLKVTPEQILIKASDTKGFFYALQSIRQLLPAAIESGQPVKNVAWSVPAVTIQDEPRFGFRGLLLDPVRCFIPKENVLRIIDCMAMLKINKLHFHLTDDNGWRIEIKKYPRLTEVGAWRVDRTDVPFHSRRNPKRGEPTPIGGFYTQEDIREIVAYAADRQIEVIPEIDVPAHSNAALAAYPQLACPVVKDFIGVLPGLGGRNSEIIYCAGNDSVFTFLQDIFDEILTLFPSRYIHVGGDEARKTNWEKCPLCQKRMKKQHLTNEEDLQGYFMKRISDYLRKKGREVIGWDELTNSSFLPEESIILGWQGMGTAALKAAEKGHRFIMTPARIMYLIRYQGPQWFEPVTYFGNNTLKDVFDYEPVQKDWKPEYESLLMGIQACMWTEFCNKPEDVDYLLFPRLAALAEVAWTPTGTKDWSGFLKRMDVYNAHLAEKGIVYARSMYNIQQTVTPVNGHLEVNLECLRPDVEIRYTLNGSNPAMSSHRYDGPIRVTKTQMVKAATFMDGKQMGEILDLQLTWNKATAKPLLGNKKNEMLLVNGLRGSLKYTDFEWCNWSRNDSISFTIDLLGKEKLNKFAIGCITNYGMGVHKPKMIRVEVSDDNRTYCAIGELNFSLEEIYKEGTFRNDYSLDMGGVSARYVRVTAKGAGICPKDHVRPDQEARIYFDEVMIE, from the coding sequence ATGAAAAAATATATCTTAATCATTCTCATTCTGCTTTCGCCATTGCCGGTGTTTTTGCAGGCTGATAACTTAACATCCCCTTTTAATTCAATAGTTCCACGCCCGGCACAAATTACGCCGGGTAGTGGTAGCTTTATCTTTTCTGCAAAAACTACATTTGCAGTAGAAAATCAGGAACAGGCCACAATTGCTCACAACTTTATCGATTTGTTTGTCCATGCTGCCGGGATAACCCCCATGTTAAATGTCGGGAGCAAGGAGGGGCAAGTCCTTTTCGTGACAGATTCTTCTTTAAAAACTGAAGCGTATCTGTTAAAGGTTACGCCGGAACAGATACTTATTAAAGCTTCGGATACAAAGGGCTTTTTTTATGCATTACAATCTATCCGCCAACTTCTGCCTGCTGCCATAGAATCGGGACAACCGGTAAAGAATGTCGCGTGGAGTGTTCCGGCAGTGACAATTCAGGATGAACCTCGTTTTGGTTTCCGGGGATTACTGTTGGATCCGGTACGTTGTTTTATTCCTAAAGAAAATGTACTGCGGATTATCGACTGTATGGCGATGCTGAAAATCAATAAACTTCATTTTCATCTGACAGATGATAACGGTTGGCGGATTGAAATCAAGAAATATCCTCGTTTAACGGAAGTCGGTGCATGGAGGGTAGACCGTACGGATGTGCCTTTCCACTCACGCCGTAACCCGAAACGGGGAGAACCAACGCCGATAGGCGGTTTCTACACACAGGAAGATATCAGGGAAATAGTGGCTTATGCCGCTGACAGGCAGATTGAAGTTATTCCCGAGATAGATGTACCGGCACATAGTAATGCGGCGCTTGCTGCATATCCTCAACTTGCCTGTCCGGTCGTGAAAGACTTTATCGGTGTACTTCCCGGATTGGGAGGACGGAACTCAGAGATTATTTATTGTGCGGGAAACGATAGTGTATTTACCTTTCTGCAAGATATTTTCGATGAAATTCTGACACTTTTCCCTTCCCGCTATATTCATGTTGGGGGAGATGAGGCACGAAAGACGAACTGGGAAAAATGCCCGCTTTGTCAGAAGCGGATGAAAAAGCAGCATTTGACTAATGAAGAAGATTTACAGGGCTACTTTATGAAGCGTATCAGTGATTATCTGCGTAAAAAAGGACGTGAAGTGATTGGTTGGGACGAGTTGACAAACAGTTCTTTTCTTCCCGAAGAGTCTATTATACTTGGTTGGCAGGGAATGGGAACGGCTGCCCTGAAAGCTGCCGAAAAGGGACATCGATTTATTATGACTCCGGCACGTATCATGTATCTGATCCGTTATCAGGGACCTCAATGGTTTGAACCGGTAACATATTTCGGAAACAATACACTGAAAGATGTTTTTGACTACGAGCCTGTGCAGAAGGATTGGAAACCGGAATATGAATCTTTATTAATGGGCATACAAGCTTGTATGTGGACAGAATTTTGTAATAAGCCGGAAGACGTGGATTATCTCTTGTTTCCTCGTCTGGCTGCTCTGGCAGAAGTAGCATGGACGCCCACGGGCACAAAAGATTGGTCCGGTTTCTTGAAACGGATGGATGTATATAATGCACATTTGGCGGAAAAAGGGATTGTTTATGCCCGTTCGATGTATAATATCCAGCAAACGGTGACACCGGTGAACGGACATCTGGAGGTGAATCTGGAATGTCTCCGTCCGGATGTGGAAATTCGCTATACGCTGAATGGCAGTAACCCGGCGATGTCCTCACATCGTTATGACGGACCTATCCGTGTGACAAAAACGCAAATGGTGAAAGCCGCCACCTTTATGGACGGCAAGCAAATGGGAGAAATCCTGGACTTGCAGCTTACATGGAACAAAGCCACGGCAAAACCATTGCTTGGTAATAAGAAAAATGAAATGTTATTAGTCAACGGATTGCGGGGAAGCCTGAAATATACTGATTTCGAATGGTGTAACTGGAGCCGGAATGATTCAATTTCTTTCACCATAGATTTGCTTGGTAAGGAAAAATTGAATAAATTTGCCATTGGTTGCATTACGAATTATGGAATGGGAGTGCATAAACCGAAAATGATCCGTGTGGAAGTTTCCGATGATAACCGGACATACTGTGCCATAGGGGAGTTGAACTTTTCTTTGGAAGAAATTTATAAGGAAGGAACTTTTAGAAATGATTACTCGCTGGATATGGGTGGCGTATCTGCCCGTTATGTACGTGTGACGGCGAAAGGAGCAGGGATATGCCCTAAAGATCATGTCCGTCCCGATCAGGAAGCAAGAATCTATTTTGATGAAGTAATGATAGAATAA